A DNA window from Brassica napus cultivar Da-Ae chromosome C1, Da-Ae, whole genome shotgun sequence contains the following coding sequences:
- the LOC106396941 gene encoding mitochondrial uncoupling protein 4, whose protein sequence is MGVKSFVEGGIASVVAGCSTHPLDLIKVRLQLHGEASAVTLLRPALAFHNSPPAFLETTHSVPKVGPISLGINLVKTEGAAALFSGVSATLLRQTLYSTTRMGLYEVLKNKWTDPESRKLSLTRKIAAGLVGGGIGAAVGNPADVAMVRMQADGRLPVSERRNYAGVGDAIKRMAKQEGVVSLWRGSALTINRAMIVTAAQLASYDQFKEGIVESGAMKDGLGTHVVASFAAGIVAAVASNPVDVIKTRVMNMKVDARGGEAQYKGAWDCAVKTVRAEGPMALYKGFVPTVCRQGPFTVVLFVTLEQVKKLLRDF, encoded by the coding sequence ATGGGCGTCAAAAGTTTCGTGGAAGGTGGGATTGCCTCTGTAGTCGCCGGCTGCTCCACTCACCCTCTCGATCTCATCAAGGTTCGCCTTCAGCTCCACGGCGAAGCTTCCGCCGTCACTCTCCTCCGCCCAGCTCTCGCTTTCCACAATTCTCCCCCAGCTTTTCTGGAGACGACTCATTCGGTCCCTAAAGTAGGACCCATCTCCCTCGGAATCAACCTCGTCAAAACCGAAGGCGCCGCCGCGCTGTTCTCCGGCGTCTCCGCCACACTCCTCCGGCAGACTCTCTACTCCACCACCAGGATGGGTCTCTACGAGGTGTTGAAAAACAAATGGACTGATCCCGAGTCCCGTAAGCTGAGTCTCACTCGTAAAATCGCCGCCGGATTAGTCGGTGGCGGGATCGGAGCCGCCGTCGGGAACCCAGCCGACGTGGCGATGGTGCGTATGCAAGCCGACGGGAGGCTTCCCGTCTCGGAGCGTCGTAACTACGCAGGCGTAGGAGACGCGATCAAGAGGATGGCGAAGCAAGAAGGCGTGGTGAGCCTGTGGCGCGGCTCGGCTCTGACGATCAACAGGGCGATGATAGTGACGGCGGCGCAGCTCGCGTCGTACGACCAGTTCAAGGAAGGGATAGTGGAGAGCGGGGCGATGAAAGATGGGCTCGGGACTCACGTGGTGGCGAGCTTCGCGGCGGGGATCGTGGCGGCTGTTGCGTCGAATCCGGTGGACGTGATAAAGACGAGGGTGATGAATATGAAGGTGGATGCGCGTGGTGGGGAGGCTCAGTACAAAGGCGCGTGGGATTGTGCGGTGAAGACGGTTAGAGCTGAAGGACCGATGGCTCTTTATAAAGGGTTTGTTCCTACGGTTTGCAGGCAAGGACCTTTCACTGTTGTGCTCTTTGTTACGTTGGAGCAAGTCAAGAAGCTGCTTCGTGATTTTTGA
- the LOC106396939 gene encoding rho GTPase-activating protein REN1-like isoform X2 produces the protein MAPTKNAESSSLQPSPQQQQNQQQHNNNPNDQQDLEAHGDTCSIPQSGNSDSRSRGGNTVFKSGPLSISSKGLGWTSWKKRWFILTRTSLVFFRSDPNAVQQRGCSEVNLTLGGIDLNNSGSVVVKADKKLLTVLFPDGRDGRAFTLKADTMEDLNEWKAALENALTQAPNASHVMGQNGIFTNDHADAPVSVEEQKDETPTRSTVIGKPVLLALEDVDGSPSFLEKALRFVEDHGVNTEGILRQAADVDDVEHRIREYEQGRNEFTPTEDAHVIADCLKYVLRELPSSPVPASCCNALLEACRSDRGNRVNAMREAICESFPEPNRRLLQRILMMMQVVASNKNVNRMNTNAVAACMAPLLLRPLLAGDCEIENDFDVGGDGSMQLLQAAAAANHAQAIVITLLEEYACIFGEGSLSPGLYSDSGESGSGTEVGTDDEEYDDEYDGTQGSEDYTDEEEDLENESKGSYSENAASDDNHGNDIDHDDRKARSYTKVNDNLSSESKTPKGTTEPQVTKKLLSSSKRSSLPRHDDAKRDENLLVKGADNAEVKTVAEVSTTEDKISSIPDVASDIKKPSTLSSPPGGSSNKRWGRTPGKKNLSMESIDFSAEVEVDEDDADIERLESAKSELQNSISEEVKNNAVLQASLERRKKALYVRREALEKDVERLQEQLQLERDKKSALEAGLKMSKGNQPIPEIADEKLKKDLQDVAQAETDIANLEHKVDDLENRLSHQDAKASGSTHGASKEPRSIPESSAKLKEKQKDTEAASTHVSERSSSLKDEQGSARENETEKQQDQRSKSLQQETSRGSSKSAGMSKRSGSKGEGNTTTSALSKLTMRLNFLKERRSQIASELSNMDKGKSTGQPSPSSVQETERGTGSNHSHNQNQNQHSDSNKLHSQHVLDRGRSENGGDRGRGGSGGNQPSTTPRTFSR, from the exons ATGGCTCCTACCAAAAACGCAGAATCTTCTTCTTTACAGCCTTCTCCACAACAACAACAGAATCAACAGCAGCATAATAACAATCCTAATGACCAACAAGACCTGGAGGCTCAT GGTGACACCTGTAGCATTCCACAGTCTGGAAACTCAGACTCGCGTTCCCGTGGCGGCAACACG GTATTCAAAAGTGGACCCTTATCTATATCCTCAAAAG GGCTTGGGTGGACATCTTGGAAGAAAAGATGGTTTATTTTGACGCGTACTTCACTCGTTTTCTTTCGGAGCGACCCG AACGCAGTCCAACAGAGAGGCTGCAGCGAGGTTAATTTAACACTTGGGGGAATTGATCTCAACAATTCAGGCAG TGTGGTTGTTAAGGCTGATAAAAAGCTGTTGACTGTTCTCTTCCCTGATGGCCGTGATGGACGCGCCTTTACACTCAAG gcCGACACTATGGAGGATCTAAACGAGTGGAAAGCTGCTCTAGAAAACGCTTTGACACAAGCACCTAATGCTTCTCATGTTATGGGTCAAAATGGTATCTTCACAAATGATCATGCAGATGCCCCTGTCAGTGTTGAAGAACAGA AAGACGAGACACCAACAAGATCAACTGTCATTGGAAAACCAGTTTTGCTTGCTCTAGAAGATGTTGATGGATCCCCATCTTTCTTGGAAAAGGCCCTTAGATTTGTTGAAGATCATG GAGTCAATACAGAAGGAATCTTGAGACAAGCTGCTGATGTTGATGATGTTGAACATCGGATTCGTGAATATGAGCAAG GGAGAAATGAGTTCACTCCCACGGAGGATGCTCATGTTATTGCTGATTGTCTTAAG TATGTTCTCAGAGAGTTGCCTTCTTCTCCGGTGCCTGCATCTTGTTGCAACGCCCTTCTGGAAGCTTGCC GTTCTGACCGTGGCAATAGAGTCAATGCTATGCGGGAAGCAATTTGTGAATCATTTCCTGAACCAAATCGACGCCTTTTGCAAAG AATCCTGATGATGATGCAAGTAGTGGCCTCTAACAAAAATGTGAACCGGATGAACACGAATGCTGTTGCAGCGTGTATGGCACCTTTACTTCTTCGACCTCTTCTGGCTGGCGACTGTGAAATTGAAAATGATTTTGATGTCGGCGGTGATGGTTCTATGCAACTTCTGCAAGCAGCAGCCGCAGCGAATCATGCTCAGGCTATAGTGATAACACTGTTAGAAGAATATGCCTGCATATTTGGA GAAGGTTCCTTATCGCCCGGCTTGTATTCCGACTCAGGAGAGAGTGGTAGTGGAACGGAGGTGGGGACAGATGATGAAGAGTATGACGATGAATATGATGGCACACAGGGATCTGAGGACTACACAGATGAGGAAGAGGACCTTGAAAATGAATCAAAAGGATCATACAGTGAGAATGCCGCCTCGGACGACAACCATGGGAATGATATTGATCATGATGACCGTAAGGCACGGTCCTATACTAAG GTAAATGATAATCTAAGCTCTGAATCAAAAACCCCAAAAGGAACTACGGAGCCCCAAGTTACTAAGAAGCTTTTATCGAGCTCTAAACGATCTTCACTACCACGGCATGATGATGCAAAAAGGGATGAAAATCTCCTGGTCAAAGGTGCTGATAATGCAGAGGTAAAGACTGTTGCAGAGGTCTCAACAACTGAGGATAAAATCTCATCAATACCAGATGTGGCATCTGACATTAAGAAACCGTCTACACTATCCAGTCCACCTGGAGGAAGTAGTAATAAGCGCTGGGGCCGTACCCCT GGGAAGAAAAACCTTTCGATGGAATCTATTGATTTCTCAGCGGAGGTGGAGGTGGACGAGGACGA TGCTGACATTGAAAGACTCGAGTCAGCCAAATCGGAGCTACAAAACAGTATTTCAGAGGAG GTTAAAAATAATGCAGTTCTACAAGCTAGTTTGGAGCGACGGAAGAAGGCTTTGTACGTGAGGCGCGAAGCACTAGAGAAAGAT GTGGAAAGACTACAGGAACAGTTGCAGCTAGAGAGAGATAAGAAATCAGCCCTGGAAGCAGGACTGAAGATGTCAAAAGGGAATCAACCTATTCCAGAAATAGCTGATGAAAAG TTGAAAAAAGATCTGCAAGACGTTGCTCAGGCGGAGACTGATATCGCCAACTTGGAACATAAGGTTGATGATCTTGAAAATAGACTTAGTCATCAGGACGCAAAAGCCTCTGGTTCAACGCATGGTGCCAGCAAAGAACCTCGGAGCATTCCAGAGAGCAGTGCAAAACT GAAGGAGAAACAAAAGGATACTGAAGCAGCTTCTACTCATGTATCCGAAAGGTCATCATCGCTCAAG GATGAGCAAGGGTCTGCAAGAGAAAATGAGACAGAGAAGCAACAAGATCAACGGAGCAAAAGCTTGCAACAAGAAACTTCACGTGGCAGCTCAAAGTCTGCGGGCATGTCAAAGAGGTCTGGCTCAAAGGGAGAg GGAAACACAACAACTTCTGCACTTTCCAAATTGACAATGCGACTCAACTTCCTCAAGGAGAGACGGAGTCAGATCGCAAGCGAGCTCTCAAACATGGACAAAGGAAAAAGCACAGGGCAACCCAGTCCATCCTCGGTGCAGGAAACTGAAAGAGGAACAGGGTCGAACCATAGCcataaccaaaaccaaaaccagcaTTCAGACAGCAACAAACTCCACAGCCAGCATGTTCTTGACAGAGGAAGATCTGAGAACGGAGGAGACAGAGGCAGAGGAGGATCTGGAGGAAACCAACCCAGCACAACACCAAGGACCTTCTCCAGATAA
- the LOC106396939 gene encoding rho GTPase-activating protein REN1-like isoform X1 — translation MAPTKNAESSSLQPSPQQQQNQQQHNNNPNDQQDLEAHGDTCSIPQSGNSDSRSRGGNTVFKSGPLSISSKGLGWTSWKKRWFILTRTSLVFFRSDPNAVQQRGCSEVNLTLGGIDLNNSGSVVVKADKKLLTVLFPDGRDGRAFTLKADTMEDLNEWKAALENALTQAPNASHVMGQNGIFTNDHADAPVSVEEQKDETPTRSTVIGKPVLLALEDVDGSPSFLEKALRFVEDHGVNTEGILRQAADVDDVEHRIREYEQGRNEFTPTEDAHVIADCLKYVLRELPSSPVPASCCNALLEACRSDRGNRVNAMREAICESFPEPNRRLLQRILMMMQVVASNKNVNRMNTNAVAACMAPLLLRPLLAGDCEIENDFDVGGDGSMQLLQAAAAANHAQAIVITLLEEYACIFGEGSLSPGLYSDSGESGSGTEVGTDDEEYDDEYDGTQGSEDYTDEEEDLENESKGSYSENAASDDNHGNDIDHDDRKARSYTKVNDNLSSESKTPKGTTEPQVTKKLLSSSKRSSLPRHDDAKRDENLLVKGADNAEVKTVAEVSTTEDKISSIPDVASDIKKPSTLSSPPGGSSNKRWGRTPGKKNLSMESIDFSAEVEVDEDDADIERLESAKSELQNSISEEVKNNAVLQASLERRKKALYVRREALEKDVERLQEQLQLERDKKSALEAGLKMSKGNQPIPEIADEKLKKDLQDVAQAETDIANLEHKVDDLENRLSHQDAKASGSTHGASKEPRSIPESSAKLKEKQKDTEAASTHVSERSSSLKIRNILQDEQGSARENETEKQQDQRSKSLQQETSRGSSKSAGMSKRSGSKGEGNTTTSALSKLTMRLNFLKERRSQIASELSNMDKGKSTGQPSPSSVQETERGTGSNHSHNQNQNQHSDSNKLHSQHVLDRGRSENGGDRGRGGSGGNQPSTTPRTFSR, via the exons ATGGCTCCTACCAAAAACGCAGAATCTTCTTCTTTACAGCCTTCTCCACAACAACAACAGAATCAACAGCAGCATAATAACAATCCTAATGACCAACAAGACCTGGAGGCTCAT GGTGACACCTGTAGCATTCCACAGTCTGGAAACTCAGACTCGCGTTCCCGTGGCGGCAACACG GTATTCAAAAGTGGACCCTTATCTATATCCTCAAAAG GGCTTGGGTGGACATCTTGGAAGAAAAGATGGTTTATTTTGACGCGTACTTCACTCGTTTTCTTTCGGAGCGACCCG AACGCAGTCCAACAGAGAGGCTGCAGCGAGGTTAATTTAACACTTGGGGGAATTGATCTCAACAATTCAGGCAG TGTGGTTGTTAAGGCTGATAAAAAGCTGTTGACTGTTCTCTTCCCTGATGGCCGTGATGGACGCGCCTTTACACTCAAG gcCGACACTATGGAGGATCTAAACGAGTGGAAAGCTGCTCTAGAAAACGCTTTGACACAAGCACCTAATGCTTCTCATGTTATGGGTCAAAATGGTATCTTCACAAATGATCATGCAGATGCCCCTGTCAGTGTTGAAGAACAGA AAGACGAGACACCAACAAGATCAACTGTCATTGGAAAACCAGTTTTGCTTGCTCTAGAAGATGTTGATGGATCCCCATCTTTCTTGGAAAAGGCCCTTAGATTTGTTGAAGATCATG GAGTCAATACAGAAGGAATCTTGAGACAAGCTGCTGATGTTGATGATGTTGAACATCGGATTCGTGAATATGAGCAAG GGAGAAATGAGTTCACTCCCACGGAGGATGCTCATGTTATTGCTGATTGTCTTAAG TATGTTCTCAGAGAGTTGCCTTCTTCTCCGGTGCCTGCATCTTGTTGCAACGCCCTTCTGGAAGCTTGCC GTTCTGACCGTGGCAATAGAGTCAATGCTATGCGGGAAGCAATTTGTGAATCATTTCCTGAACCAAATCGACGCCTTTTGCAAAG AATCCTGATGATGATGCAAGTAGTGGCCTCTAACAAAAATGTGAACCGGATGAACACGAATGCTGTTGCAGCGTGTATGGCACCTTTACTTCTTCGACCTCTTCTGGCTGGCGACTGTGAAATTGAAAATGATTTTGATGTCGGCGGTGATGGTTCTATGCAACTTCTGCAAGCAGCAGCCGCAGCGAATCATGCTCAGGCTATAGTGATAACACTGTTAGAAGAATATGCCTGCATATTTGGA GAAGGTTCCTTATCGCCCGGCTTGTATTCCGACTCAGGAGAGAGTGGTAGTGGAACGGAGGTGGGGACAGATGATGAAGAGTATGACGATGAATATGATGGCACACAGGGATCTGAGGACTACACAGATGAGGAAGAGGACCTTGAAAATGAATCAAAAGGATCATACAGTGAGAATGCCGCCTCGGACGACAACCATGGGAATGATATTGATCATGATGACCGTAAGGCACGGTCCTATACTAAG GTAAATGATAATCTAAGCTCTGAATCAAAAACCCCAAAAGGAACTACGGAGCCCCAAGTTACTAAGAAGCTTTTATCGAGCTCTAAACGATCTTCACTACCACGGCATGATGATGCAAAAAGGGATGAAAATCTCCTGGTCAAAGGTGCTGATAATGCAGAGGTAAAGACTGTTGCAGAGGTCTCAACAACTGAGGATAAAATCTCATCAATACCAGATGTGGCATCTGACATTAAGAAACCGTCTACACTATCCAGTCCACCTGGAGGAAGTAGTAATAAGCGCTGGGGCCGTACCCCT GGGAAGAAAAACCTTTCGATGGAATCTATTGATTTCTCAGCGGAGGTGGAGGTGGACGAGGACGA TGCTGACATTGAAAGACTCGAGTCAGCCAAATCGGAGCTACAAAACAGTATTTCAGAGGAG GTTAAAAATAATGCAGTTCTACAAGCTAGTTTGGAGCGACGGAAGAAGGCTTTGTACGTGAGGCGCGAAGCACTAGAGAAAGAT GTGGAAAGACTACAGGAACAGTTGCAGCTAGAGAGAGATAAGAAATCAGCCCTGGAAGCAGGACTGAAGATGTCAAAAGGGAATCAACCTATTCCAGAAATAGCTGATGAAAAG TTGAAAAAAGATCTGCAAGACGTTGCTCAGGCGGAGACTGATATCGCCAACTTGGAACATAAGGTTGATGATCTTGAAAATAGACTTAGTCATCAGGACGCAAAAGCCTCTGGTTCAACGCATGGTGCCAGCAAAGAACCTCGGAGCATTCCAGAGAGCAGTGCAAAACT GAAGGAGAAACAAAAGGATACTGAAGCAGCTTCTACTCATGTATCCGAAAGGTCATCATCGCTCAAG ATCCGTAACATTTTGCAGGATGAGCAAGGGTCTGCAAGAGAAAATGAGACAGAGAAGCAACAAGATCAACGGAGCAAAAGCTTGCAACAAGAAACTTCACGTGGCAGCTCAAAGTCTGCGGGCATGTCAAAGAGGTCTGGCTCAAAGGGAGAg GGAAACACAACAACTTCTGCACTTTCCAAATTGACAATGCGACTCAACTTCCTCAAGGAGAGACGGAGTCAGATCGCAAGCGAGCTCTCAAACATGGACAAAGGAAAAAGCACAGGGCAACCCAGTCCATCCTCGGTGCAGGAAACTGAAAGAGGAACAGGGTCGAACCATAGCcataaccaaaaccaaaaccagcaTTCAGACAGCAACAAACTCCACAGCCAGCATGTTCTTGACAGAGGAAGATCTGAGAACGGAGGAGACAGAGGCAGAGGAGGATCTGGAGGAAACCAACCCAGCACAACACCAAGGACCTTCTCCAGATAA
- the LOC125579816 gene encoding heat shock 70 kDa protein 5-like: MKEAAESFLGHTVKSAVVTVSAYFNDSQRQAMKDAGSISGLNILRIINESTTAAIAYGLDKKGTKTGERNVLIFHLGGGTFDVSLLTIEEGVFEVKATAGDTHLGGEDFDNRLVNHFVVEFKRKHKKDVSGNARALRRLRTACERVKRTLSSTAQMTIEIDYLHEGVDFYATISRARFEEMKMDLFRKCMDPVEKVLRDAKLDKSCVHEVVLVGGSTRIPKIQQLLQDFFNGNELCKSINPDEAVAYGAAVQAAILTGEGSDKV, encoded by the coding sequence ATGAAGGAAGCCGCCGAGTCCTTTTTGGGTCACACTGTTAAAAGCGCTGTCGTTACGGTTTCTGCGTACTTTAATGATTCTCAGAGACAGGCCATGAAGGACGCGGGTTCGATCTCTGGGCTTAATATTTTGAGAATCATCAACGAGTCGACTACTGCAGCTATTGCATATGGATTAGACAAGAAAGGGACTAAGACTGGTGAGAGGAACGTTTTGATTTTCCATCTTGGCGGTGGAACGTTCGATGTTTCGTTGTTGACGATTGAAGAAGGTGTGTTCGAGGTAAAAGCTACGGCTGGTGATACTCACCTCGGTGGTGAGGACTTTGACAACAGACTTGTGAACCATTTCGTTGTGGAGTTCAAGAGGAAGCATAAGAAGGATGTTAGTGGGAACGCGAGGGCGTTGAGGAGGCTGAGAACGGCTTGCGAGAGAGTGAAGAGAACGCTCTCTTCCACGGCTCAGATGACTATAGAGATCGATTATTTGCACGAGGGTGTTGATTTCTACGCGACGATCTCCCGCGCGAGGTTTGAGGAGATGAAAATGGATCTCTTCAGGAAATGTATGGATCCTGTGGAGAAAGTTCTGAGAGATGCTAAGCTTGACAAGAGCTGTGTCCATGAGGTGGTTCTTGTGGGAGGATCCACGAGGATTCCTAAGATTCAGCAACTTCTGCAAGACTTTTTTAATGGAAATGAGCTTTGTAAAAGCATTAACCCTGATGAAGCTGTAGCTTACGGAGCTGCCGTTCAGGCGGCGATTCTGACTGGTGAAGGAAGCGACAAGGTGTAA